A portion of the Staphylococcus felis genome contains these proteins:
- a CDS encoding aminoacyltransferase: MYFTKLTQDEYASFIKQHSSQYTQTLEHFNYRNAHQQPVVLLGVKDDNEQVIAAGLFTMAPIMKFFNYAYSHRGPIMDYHNIELVEYYFKSLTRYFRRQKTIFVLVDPYVVENIRNHHGDILRSKDNSVWMSRLKKLGYHHQGFTTGYSQFSQARWLSILALKGRNEEAILEAMDYTTARSIRKSIEMGVKVRDLSEDEFDIFYDLYRMAEKKHHFSLFSRADLKKFLSTYGCMTHLKVAYLNLDEHLEHLARDWQEAETKRQELQKAVDTAPSKKKRNVLKEQEIIVNSINKRKAEAKALYEEYGKTLYLASAIFVQTDDELTYMYSGSNPKFNRYMGNYALQWNMIRYALDQKICRYNFFGITGDFTPQAEDYGVLDFKKGFGGHIEELIGDFIKPVYPLLYKIYQKRL; encoded by the coding sequence ATGTATTTCACAAAACTTACTCAAGATGAGTATGCAAGTTTTATCAAACAACATTCAAGTCAATACACACAAACGCTTGAGCATTTTAATTATCGTAATGCGCATCAGCAACCGGTTGTCTTATTAGGCGTTAAAGACGATAATGAGCAAGTGATTGCGGCCGGTCTTTTTACAATGGCTCCTATTATGAAGTTTTTCAATTATGCTTATAGCCATCGTGGACCAATCATGGATTACCACAACATTGAACTGGTTGAATATTACTTCAAATCATTAACGCGATACTTTCGTCGTCAAAAAACTATTTTTGTATTAGTCGATCCATATGTTGTCGAAAATATACGCAACCATCACGGGGACATTTTGAGATCTAAAGATAACTCTGTTTGGATGTCTCGTTTGAAAAAGCTCGGCTATCACCATCAAGGATTTACCACTGGCTACAGTCAATTTAGCCAAGCTCGATGGTTGTCGATTCTCGCATTAAAAGGACGAAATGAAGAAGCAATCTTAGAGGCTATGGATTATACAACCGCGCGCAGTATCCGTAAATCCATTGAAATGGGGGTTAAAGTTCGAGACTTGAGCGAAGACGAATTTGATATTTTTTATGATTTATATCGAATGGCTGAAAAAAAACATCATTTTTCATTATTTTCTAGAGCAGACTTGAAAAAATTTCTATCTACATATGGATGTATGACACATTTAAAAGTTGCTTATTTAAACCTTGATGAGCATCTTGAACATTTAGCTCGAGATTGGCAAGAAGCTGAAACCAAACGACAAGAACTTCAAAAAGCTGTTGACACAGCACCATCAAAGAAAAAACGCAACGTTCTTAAAGAACAAGAAATTATAGTCAATAGTATCAACAAGCGAAAAGCTGAGGCCAAAGCATTATATGAAGAATATGGAAAGACATTGTATTTAGCATCAGCTATTTTCGTACAAACTGACGATGAACTTACATATATGTATAGTGGATCTAACCCTAAATTTAATCGTTACATGGGAAATTACGCCCTTCAATGGAATATGATTCGATACGCATTAGATCAAAAAATATGTCGTTATAACTTTTTTGGAATTACAGGAGACTTTACACCTCAAGCTGAAGATTACGGCGTATTAGACTTCAAAAAAGGATTCGGCGGACATATTGAAGAATTAATCGGCGACTTCATCAAACCAGTCTATCCGTTATTATACAAAATATACCAAAAACGATTGTAA
- a CDS encoding universal stress protein has product MYQNILVPYDFGNSFNNIPQQLVNLTYAVENYSIVVFNVISETELANYVRYQGKHFEEVVEEKKEEMQPFLAKLDQEGLKYQVKFTTGTPTKSIVEEVEENDYDVVVMSNKRSEIDIKHVLGHVTHKIAKRVNVPVLIVK; this is encoded by the coding sequence ATGTATCAAAATATTTTAGTGCCGTATGACTTTGGCAATAGTTTTAATAATATACCTCAGCAACTTGTTAATTTAACTTATGCAGTTGAGAATTATAGTATTGTGGTATTTAATGTCATTTCAGAAACAGAACTTGCAAATTATGTACGCTATCAAGGTAAACATTTTGAAGAGGTGGTTGAAGAGAAAAAAGAGGAGATGCAACCATTTTTAGCAAAACTTGATCAAGAAGGGCTGAAGTATCAAGTGAAGTTTACGACAGGCACGCCGACAAAATCAATCGTTGAAGAAGTAGAAGAGAATGATTATGATGTTGTTGTAATGAGTAATAAGCGTTCTGAAATAGACATCAAGCACGTATTAGGACATGTTACACATAAAATTGCAAAACGTGTAAACGTGCCAGTATTGATTGTGAAATAA
- a CDS encoding CobW family GTP-binding protein, which yields MDIVVLTGFLGSGKTSLLNALVRDVKSKQQKVAVIMNDFGHQNVDAHLVDEEVEVMPLTNGCVCCTLKEDLTAQLHEIYLEHQPDIVFVECSGVAHPVEVLDACLTPVLTPITTHVDILGILDAVSISDDRDYPEDIQQLMYAQLKYSSTILVNKIDLVDTTALLEVIDYVQHTFPNTPYQLTQYGDVTLDVMQHQSRHISGHEVAHHHSHLNHFIYEIETAIPQHALLECIKQLPGTVYRVKGFVNIEGYQQQCIVQFVPNQLDIKPAAMQLPSYIVVIGYQLDVVQLKEIFDEMVISS from the coding sequence GTGGATATTGTAGTGCTGACGGGGTTTTTAGGAAGCGGAAAAACATCACTTTTAAATGCATTGGTACGGGACGTAAAGTCCAAACAACAGAAAGTGGCAGTAATTATGAATGATTTTGGTCACCAAAATGTAGATGCACATCTTGTAGATGAAGAGGTTGAAGTGATGCCGCTTACCAATGGATGTGTTTGTTGTACATTAAAAGAAGACTTAACGGCGCAACTCCATGAAATATATCTTGAGCATCAACCTGATATAGTATTTGTAGAATGTAGTGGCGTTGCACATCCAGTCGAAGTTTTGGATGCATGCTTAACGCCTGTACTGACACCTATTACCACACATGTAGACATTTTGGGTATATTAGATGCTGTATCGATAAGCGATGATAGGGACTACCCTGAAGACATTCAACAGTTAATGTATGCGCAACTCAAATATTCGAGCACAATACTTGTGAACAAAATTGACTTAGTGGACACGACAGCATTATTAGAAGTGATTGACTATGTACAGCATACCTTTCCCAATACACCATACCAATTAACACAATATGGCGATGTCACGCTTGATGTGATGCAACATCAATCCCGACACATATCAGGACACGAAGTTGCGCATCATCATAGTCATCTTAATCATTTTATATATGAGATTGAAACAGCTATTCCCCAGCATGCGCTTTTAGAATGTATAAAACAATTACCCGGCACAGTATATAGAGTAAAAGGCTTTGTAAATATAGAGGGATATCAACAACAGTGCATTGTACAATTCGTTCCCAACCAACTCGATATCAAACCTGCAGCAATGCAGCTACCATCTTATATCGTTGTAATAGGATATCAACTTGACGTTGTGCAATTAAAGGAGATTTTTGATGAAATGGTCATTTCGTCGTAA
- a CDS encoding LrgB family protein translates to MWVQAIVMIALTMIIFCLARMVYLKFKSPFLNPALITAIGVIVILLLFHQDYHAYMVGGKWINHLLSCTVVCLAYPLYVNRQKILRHFQTIFTSVITAVILNFSLIFFSLKLLGYSREDIVTLLPRSITAAVGIQVSHQLGGEDTLTSMFIIATGILGSILGAILIKMTNFQSSIARGMTFGNASHAFGTARALEMDIESGAFSSIGMILTAVISSIMLPLLLMLFY, encoded by the coding sequence ATGTGGGTTCAAGCAATAGTGATGATTGCCCTAACAATGATTATCTTTTGTCTTGCCCGAATGGTTTATTTAAAGTTTAAATCACCATTTCTCAACCCCGCATTGATAACAGCGATAGGTGTAATAGTCATATTACTCTTATTCCATCAAGACTATCATGCTTATATGGTTGGCGGTAAATGGATTAATCATTTACTCAGTTGTACAGTGGTTTGCTTAGCATATCCGTTGTATGTCAACCGTCAAAAAATCCTTAGACATTTCCAAACGATCTTTACGAGTGTTATTACAGCAGTAATTCTAAACTTTTCCCTAATATTTTTCTCTCTCAAATTACTCGGATACAGTCGTGAAGATATTGTTACTTTATTGCCTCGTTCAATCACAGCCGCTGTTGGGATACAAGTATCACATCAGCTAGGTGGCGAGGATACGTTAACGTCGATGTTTATCATCGCAACCGGTATATTAGGAAGTATTTTAGGCGCCATACTCATCAAAATGACAAACTTCCAATCCTCCATCGCGCGTGGGATGACATTTGGTAATGCGTCACATGCATTTGGGACTGCCCGAGCCCTTGAGATGGACATTGAGTCTGGTGCTTTTAGTTCGATTGGCATGATACTTACAGCTGTGATAAGTTCAATCATGCTACCCCTATTGTTGATGTTATTCTATTAG
- the cidR gene encoding cidABC operon transcriptional activator CidR codes for MDIKQMTYFVEIVKQGGMTRAAEALYIAQPTISKAIKELEHELGNALFDRSKRQLTLTDVGEVFYEKSLEILNLYGNLPNEISSVLGVEQGHITIGLSAIMDMERFSRVLGTFHQKYPSVTFNLIENGGKTIETQIRKGDINIGVTSLPVDNMQFDSFPLYSEKFQVVAHSSHPLAQQQTVEISALKDEDFILFNEDFYLNDKIIAAARKVGFVPNIVSKISQWHFIEHLLSAKMGISILPENIVNIISQNQNISVLQLSDAELQWEMGVIWKKDVYLNHATQTFLDYLNIHH; via the coding sequence ATGGATATTAAGCAAATGACATATTTTGTAGAAATTGTAAAACAAGGAGGAATGACAAGAGCAGCAGAAGCGCTTTATATCGCACAGCCTACAATTAGTAAAGCCATCAAAGAATTAGAGCACGAGCTCGGTAATGCATTGTTTGATCGTTCAAAACGTCAACTCACTTTAACTGATGTTGGGGAAGTGTTTTATGAGAAGTCTCTTGAGATTTTAAATTTATATGGAAATTTGCCAAATGAAATTAGTAGTGTTTTAGGTGTTGAGCAAGGTCATATTACCATTGGTTTATCAGCGATTATGGATATGGAACGATTTAGTCGTGTGCTGGGGACATTTCATCAAAAATATCCAAGCGTTACTTTCAATTTAATTGAAAATGGTGGTAAAACAATCGAAACGCAAATTCGAAAAGGGGATATCAATATCGGTGTAACGTCACTGCCTGTTGATAACATGCAATTTGACTCTTTTCCATTGTATTCTGAAAAGTTCCAAGTTGTGGCACATAGTTCACACCCATTGGCACAACAACAAACAGTTGAAATATCAGCGTTGAAAGATGAAGATTTTATATTATTTAATGAAGACTTTTATTTGAATGATAAAATTATTGCGGCTGCACGTAAAGTAGGATTTGTTCCTAATATTGTTTCTAAAATTTCGCAGTGGCACTTTATTGAACATTTATTAAGTGCCAAGATGGGCATCAGCATCCTACCAGAAAACATCGTAAATATTATTAGCCAAAATCAAAATATCAGTGTGCTTCAACTAAGTGATGCTGAATTGCAATGGGAAATGGGGGTCATTTGGAAAAAAGATGTCTATCTCAATCATGCGACACAAACTTTTTTAGATTATCTCAACATCCATCATTAG
- a CDS encoding CidA/LrgA family protein, which yields MTVRKVLRTLTQIVMIYVITLSGNWIQQFFHIPIAGSIIGMLLFFILLQLKIIKVEWIKEGANFLLTMMVFFFVPSVVGVMDVITEMDLNFIIFFLLLVIGTILVALCSGLVAEKMTMGYLFQQPRGDK from the coding sequence ATGACTGTTAGAAAAGTGTTACGTACATTAACACAAATTGTGATGATTTATGTGATTACCTTGTCAGGTAATTGGATTCAACAGTTTTTTCACATCCCAATTGCAGGAAGTATAATTGGAATGCTGTTATTCTTTATACTCTTACAATTGAAAATCATTAAAGTAGAATGGATTAAAGAAGGTGCCAACTTTCTACTGACGATGATGGTATTTTTCTTCGTTCCATCTGTGGTAGGTGTGATGGATGTTATCACTGAAATGGACTTAAACTTTATTATCTTTTTCTTGTTACTGGTAATAGGTACCATTCTTGTTGCATTATGTTCAGGATTAGTTGCTGAAAAAATGACAATGGGGTATTTATTCCAACAACCCCGAGGTGACAAGTAA